The following DNA comes from Leifsonia sp. 1010.
ACGACCAGGCCGCAGCCTCGTCGAAACCATCCGTGCTCATACCCTCTACTGTCCGCAGGCGCGCGGATCGTTCCCTTTTGTGCTGAGGGAATCGCCGCATCCACCGGCCGGGGGAGCGTAGCAGCATTCAGAAACCCCAGGTAACATACCCGGATGCACGAATCGGATCAGCCGGTCACCGGACCCGACCCGTCGAACCTCCCGACCACTCCCACTCCGCTCGCCGACTCCTCTGCCGGCTCGGAGCCGCCCGCGACCACGGGCTCGGGTCGTCGCGCCGCCGCGCGGCCCGCGCAGTCCGCCGGCCTCGCGGGTGTCGCGGCCGGGGTGCTCGCAACGATCCGGAAGCACCCGAAGACGTGGATGGCCGCAGCCGCCGCCGTCGTCTTCCTGCTGCTCGGGACCGGGAGCGTCGCCCTCGGGGCCACCGTCGGTTCCCCGGCGGCGGCAGCGGGTCCGATCAGCAGCGCGACCCCATCGCCGACGCAGACCGCGACCGCCACCCCGACTCCCACGCCGACCGTCGACCCGGCGCGTCCCGTCCCGGCGAACCAGGCGGCGGCGACGCGCGTCCGCACCTGTTCCGTCGCCGGCCTCGCTGCCGACGGCCGCCTCGGAAACCTCGAGGCGCAGGTCGTCAACGCCAAGACGGGTCAGACCCTGTTCGACCGCAACGGCGTGAAGCCCGGTCCGACCGCCTCGGTTCTGAAGACGCTCACCTCGGCTGCGGCACTCGCGACCCTGGGCCCGGACTACCGCGTCTCCACGACGGTCGTGGCCGGCAGCACGCCCGGCCAGGTCGTCATCGTCGGCGGCGGAGACGTGACCCTCTCGCGGCTGCCCGACGGCCAGGCATCCTTCTACACCGGAGCGCCGAAGATCCAGGACCTCGCCAACCAGGTCAAGCAGGCCATGGGCGGCCAGCAGATCACCTCGATCGTGGTGGACGCATCCCTCTTCGGGGCCCCGTTCTGGCAGCCGAGCTGGGATGAGCGCGAGGAGCGGGTCGTCGAGGGTTCGACCCCGTACATGACCGCGCTCATGGTCGACGGCGACCGTGACGACCCGACCGCCGTCGAGTCACCGCGCAGCACCGATCCGGTGGGTCGTGCCGTGCAGTACTTCCAGCAGTACCTCGGCACCAACGTCGGCGTGAGCCAGGGAGTCGCGCCTGCCGGCGCTCGCCAGCTGGGCGTCGTCCAGTCGCAGCCGGTCACGACACTGATCGATCAGGCGATGCGGGTCTCCGACAACACGATCATGGAGGAGCTCGCCCGCCTCGTCGCCATCAAGAACGGCGCGGGCAACACCTTCGACGCCCTGAACGCCGGTGTGCTCGCCGGGCTGAAGGGATACGGGATCGACACCGCGGGCATCCACATCGCCGACGGCTCCGGCCTCAGCGGCGACAACGCCGTTCCGCCGTCGTATCTGACGCAGCTGTTCATCAAGGTGCTCAACCGCCAGAACGGCCTCGGCGTGGTGTACGACGGGCTGCCCGTGGCCGGCCAGTCGGGAACGCTCGGCCCGGGCTACAACCGGTTCACCGGCGCGAACTCCGTCGCCCGAGGCGCGGTGTTCGCCAAGACCGGCTGGATCGACAACGGATACACGCTCTCCGGCATCATCAACGCGGCCGACGGCACGCCTCTGACGTTCGCCGTCTTCGCTCTCGGACCGGTGAGCGACAACGCGAAGCAGGCGATCGACACGCTCGTCACCGGCTTCTACAAGTGCGGCGACAACCTCTCCAACGGCTGAGCCGGCCGGCGCAGCGACGACCATCACCGGGAGGACGGGAATGGGCAAGGCGCTCTTCATCGTGGACGTGCAGAACGACTTCACCGAGGGAGGCGCGCTCGGTGTCGAGGGAGGAGCCGCTGTAGCGGCGGGCGTCACCGCCTTCCTCCGGGAGCATGCCGACGACTACGAGGTGATCGTCGCGAGCCGTGACTGGCATGACGCCGACAATGACAACGGCGGCCATTTCGCGACGGACGACGAACCGGATTTCGTGGAGAGCTGGCCGCGGCACTGCGTCGCTGGTTCCCCCGGTGCAGAGTATCACCCGGCGTTCGACACCTCGCGTGTGACGTTCCACGTTCACAAGGGCCAGGGCGTGCCGGCGTACTCGCTGTTCGAGGGCCGGACGGAGGCGGGCGCCACCGTGCACGAGATCCTCGAGGAGCGGGGCATCCACACCATCGACGTGGCGGGGATCGCGACCGACTACTGCGTTCGCGCGTCCGCTCTGGATGCTCTCGCCCACGGCCAGCACGTCCGCGTGCTGACCTCTTTGATCGCCGGGGTGGCCGAGACGTCGTCCCAGGCGGCGCTCGCGGAGCTGGCGCACGCAGGGGCGGAACTGGTGGACTGATCCCGCGAGCTTCCGCGTGGACGCTCAGAGGCATCCAGGGTAGGGTGATTGCTAGCTCATCTAGTAATCAGGAGGCGAAGTGTCGAAGGAAGCTCCGGAGCGGACCACGGAGGCCCGCGTGCCGGCCCGCTGGCTGCGCATCGTCGTGCCGACCGTGCTGGTGCTCGTCTGGCTGGTCCTCGCCGGTATCGGAGGACCGACCTTCGGCAAGCTGTCCGGTGTCTCGAGCAACGACCAGGCGGCATTCCTTCCGGCCAGCGCGGAGTCGACCGAGGTCCAGGAGTGGCAGAAGCGGTTCACCGACTCCGGCTCCATCCCCGCGATCGTGGTGGTCGAGGCCGACGAGAGCATCCCGAAGAGCGAGCTGGGCACGACGTATGCCGACCTCGGCGAGAAGCTCGGCGAGGTCGATGGAGTGGAGCCTGCGCCCGAGGGACAGTCCACGAGCGTCGCGGGACCCATCCCCTCGGAGGACGGGCTCGCCGTCGAGTACATCGTCCCGATCTCCGACTCCGATGAGCTGAAGTCGGTCGTCGCGGACCTCCGCGCGGTCGCCGATGACGCCGTGCCCGAGGGTGCGCAGGTGTGGGTCACGGGTCCGGCCGGCCTCACCGCGGATCTGGTGAACGCGTTCGGAGGCATCGACGGCATCCTGCTGCTGGTCGCCGTCGCAGCGGTCTTCGTCATCCTCCTGCTGGTCTACCGGGCCCTGCTCCTGCCCTTCCTGGTGCTGCTGACCTCGGTCTTCGCCCTGTGCGCGGCGATCCTGATCGTCTACCTGTTCGCCCTCTGGGGGTGGATCAAGCTGTCCGGCCAGAGCCAGGGCATCCTGTCGATCCTCGTCATCGGCGCAGCGACCGACTACTCGCTGCTTCTCGTCTCGCGCTACCGGGAGGCGCTCGAGGTCGAAGAGTCGCGATGGGTGGCCATCCTGCGCGCCTGGAAGGCGTCGTTCGAGCCGATCGTCGCCTCCGGCGCGACCGTGATCCTGGCCCTGCTGTGCCTGCTGTTCTCCGACCTGAACTCGAACAAGAGCCTCGGGCCGATCGCGGCGATCGGCATCGTGTTCTCCCTGTTCTCGGCTCTCACCTTCCTCCCCGCGCTTCTCGCTGTGTTCGGGCGCGCGTCGTTCTGGCCGTTCCGGCCGGTCGTCGGCGGCCACGCGCACAAGCACGTCGAAGGCACCACACTGACGGGTCTCGAAGGCGTTCGCGGGGTCTGGCGGCGCGTCGGGGGCCTGATCGCCCGACGCCCGCGCGTGACCTGGATCGTGTCGTTCGTCCTGCTCGTGGCCTGCGCGCTGGGGCTTACGCAGCTGAAGGCGAACGGCGTGCAGCAGACCGACGTCATCCTCTCGCAGTCCGACGCCGTCGACGGGCAGGCCGTGGTCGCCAAGCACTTCGACGCGGGTTCCGGCTCGCCGGTGCTCATCGTCGCGCCGGAGAGCGAAGCGGATGCCGTGCTCACCGCGACCGAGAAGACGGACGGCATCGCCTCCGCCGCCTTCTACACAGGAGGAGGCCGGCCGCAGGCAGGAGTACCGGCCGATCCCGTTGTGAAAGACGGCCACGTCCTCATCCAGGCCACCCTCGCCTCCGAGCCCGACTCCGCCGAAGCCGAAGACGTCGTGAAGGGGCTCCGCGACTCGCTCTCCAGCGACGGTTCGGTGCTGGTCGGCGGAGTGACGGCCATCGCGCTCGACACCAACGAGACGGCGCAGAGCGACCTGATCAAGATCATCCCGATCGTGCTCGCGGTGATCCTGCTCATCCTGATGCTGCTGCTCCGGTCGATCGTCGCGCCGGTGATCCTGATCGGCAGCGTCGTGCTGTCGTACGCGGCCGCGCTCGGCGTCTCGGCGCTCGTCTTCAACCACGTCTTCGGGTTCCCGGGGGCGGATGCGGCGGTGCCGTTGTTCGGGTTCGTGTTCCTTGTGGCGCTCGGCGTCGACTACAACATCTTCCTGATGACCCGGGTGAGGGAGGAGTCGCTGCGCATCGGAACCCGGCCCGGGATCCTGCGCGGTCTGGGACTGACCGGCAGCGTGATCACGTCGGCCGGCATCGTGCTGGCAGCGACGTTCGCCGCACTCGCGGTCATCCCGATCCTGTTCCTCGTGCAGATCGCGTTCATCGTCGCCTTCGGTGTGCTCCTCGACACCGTCGTGGTGCGCTCCCTGCTGGTCCCCGCGGTGTCGTACGACATCGGCCGCGCCATCTGGTGGCCGTCGAAGCTGTCGCGTAGCAAGATGCATAGCGACAGGGCCGAAGTCTCGTCCTGATCGGGCAGTCTGACCAGCCCGCACTGTGCGTGTTGCTCGATCGGAGGTGGTGCGCGAAAGTGGCGTCATGACCATGACCACCACCGAGCGCGCCGCGGCGGCGCATCCCGACGATGCAGCGCTGCTCCGGCGGCTGTACCGGACGATGGCGACCGTCCGACGCCTCGACCTCGACGGTGTCGCGATGCAGCGACAGGGCATCATCCCCGGCTACGCCCCGATGCGCGGTCAGGAGGCCGCCCAGGTGGGCAGCGCCGCCGCCCTCGACCTCACTCGCGACTTCGCCTTCCCGACCTACCGCGAGCTCGGCGTGGCGGTCGCCATGGGCGTCGACCCGGTGGCTTACCTGGCATCGCACCAGGGCGCCTGGCACGGCGGACTCTGGGATGCGGCCGCCGCACGGCTCGCCCCGATCAACGCCGTGGTCGGCGGCGCCGTCACCCACGCCGTCGGCTGGGGGCTCGGCGCGAAGCTCGACCGCACCGGGGGAGTGGCGATCGCCTACTTCGGCGATGGCGCCAGCTCGCAGGGCGACATCCACGAGGCCATGAACACCGCGGCCGTCTCGCAGCTCCCCGTCGTGTTCTTCTGCCAGAACAACGGCTGGGCCATCTCCGTGCCCACCGAGCAGCAGGTCGCCGGCGGGTCCGTCGCGGCGCGTGGCGCCGGATACGGGATGCCGGGCGTGCGCATCGACGGAAACGACGTCCTCGCCGTCTACGACGCGACCACCGAGGCCCTCGAGCGCGCCCGTACCGGCGGTGGACCGACCATCATCGAGGCGATGACCTACCGCATGGGCCCGCACTCCACGTCCGACGACCCCGGTCGATATCGCACCCTCGACGAGGAGCAGAGCTGGCTCGCGCGCGACCCGCTCGCCTTGTGCGAGCAGCAGCTGCGCCAGACCGGGACCGTCGGGGACGAGTTCTTCGCCGAGGTCGCCGACACCGCCGGCGCCCTCGCCGACCGGGTGCGTGACGACGTCGCCGCCCTCGGTGGACGCCCCGCCGAGGAGATGTTCGACTTCGTCTTCTCCGACCCGCCCGCCGCCCTCCTCGGGCAGCGCCGAGCCTGGGAGGAGTCGCGCCTTGGCTGAGCTCAGCACGATGCAGCGCGCCCTGAACCGCGCGCTCGACGACGCGCTCGCCGCCGATGACCGCACCCTCGTGTTCGGTGAGGACGTCGGAACCCTCGGCGGCGTCTTCCGGGTCACGGACGGCCTGAAGGCCAAGTACGGCGGCGACCGCGTCTTCGACACCACGCTCGCCGAGTCCGGGATCATGGGCATGGCGGTCGGGCTCGCGATGGCCGGATGGCGGCCGGTGCCGGAGATCCAGTTCGACGGCTTCTCCTATCCCGCCGTCGACCAGATCGTGAACCAGGTAGCGCGCATGCACTACCGCAGCCGCGGCGCGTTCGGGATGCCGATCACGCTCCGCCTGCCGAGCTTCGGCGGCATCCGCGCGCCCGAGCACCACGGCGAAAGTCTGGAGGCGCTGTTCGCGCACGTCCCCGGCCTGAAGGTCGTGGCGCCCTCGACGCCGGCTGAGGCCTACACGCTGCTGCGGCAGTCGATCGACGACCCGGACCCGGTCATCTTCCTCGAGCCGAAGTCGCGCTACTGGCACAAGGAGTCGGTCTCGCTGGACGAGCCGGAGGAGCGCCTGCCCGTCGGAACCTCTCGCGTGGTCCGGCCCGGCAAGCACGTCACCCTCGTCGCCTGGGGCGCGATGGTCGCCCGCTGCCTGCAGGCAGCGGAGCTCGGCGCCGAGGACGGCGTGGAGATCGAGGTCGTCGACCTGCGCTGGCTGAAGCCGATCGACGCCGACGGGCTCGCCGCCTCCGTCGCACGGACCCGCCGAGCCGTCGTCGTGCACGAGGCGCCGCTGACCGCCGGGCTCGGCGCCGAGGTGAGCACCCTCATCACCGAGCGCTGCTTCGACGACCTGAAGGCGCCCGTCCAGCGCGTCACCGGGTGGGACGTCCCCTATCCGTCGCCGGTGCTGGAGGATGAGTACCTGCCGTCCATCGACCGCATCCTGGACGCCGTCCAGAAGACCCTGGAGTACCGCCGTGGCTGAACGAACCTTCGACCTCCCCGACCTGGGTGAGGGCCTGCAGGAGGCGACCGTGCTGGAGTGGCTGGTCGCCGAGGGCGACCACGTCGAGCGCAACGCGCCCCTCGTCGAGGTCGAGACGACCAAGTCGGCCGTCGAGCTGCCGTCCCCGCAGTCCGGCGTGGTCGCGCGCTTCCACGTCGCCGAGGGCGAGGCGCTCGAGGTGGGCGCCCCTCTCGTGACGTTCACCGTCGAGGACGACCAGGCCGGCATCGTCGGCACCGTCCCGACGGAGGAGGCCCCGCGCCGCCGCGTTCGCCTCTCGCTGCCGGAGGACTGACCCGGGATGCGCATCCACGTCGAGAGGCACCCGGGCGACGACCCCGTGCTGCTGGTCCACGGCTTCGCGTCGACCGGCGCGCTCACCTGGGACGCGACCGGCTGGATCCGTGCGCTCGCCGAGGCGGGTCGCGGCGCGATCGTTCCGGACCACCGCGGTCACGGCGCCAGCGAGGCGCCGCACGACGCCGACGCGTACTCGCCCGACATCCTCGCCAGCGACCTCCTTGCCGTCCTCGACGAGCAGGATGTCGGACGCGTGGATGTGATGGGCTACTCGATGGGCAGCTGGGTGTCGCTCGCGCTCGCCGCACTCGCGCCCGACCGCGTCCGCCGGCTCGTGATCGGCGGCGTGGGCACGGTCGAGCAGTTCGGCCACTGGGGTGTCTCGGCGGTGCAGTCCGCCCTCCGTGACGACGCCTCCTCGCTCGACCCCGCCAGTCCGCTGGCGCCGCTGCTCGCATCGCTGCGCCAGGCTCCGGGCGTCGATCGCGAGGCGCTCGCGGCCTGTGCCGCCGGCATGGCCGCGCATCCGCTCCCACTGGCGAGCTCCGTTCCCACGATGCTCGTCGTCGGCGATGCGGACCCCGTGGCGGACGGTGCCGACGAGGCCGCGCGTCTGCTGGGCGCGGAACTCGTCGTGCTGCCGCGCCGCAACCACGTCACCACGTTGAGCGCCCGCGGCTTCAAGCAGGCTGCTCTGCCCTTCCTGGGAGCTTCGGTCAGCGTGCCGTAGGCGCGTACCCTGCGTCGTACGATGTGCGAGGACCGAAGGAGGCCGCATGATCGACAAGCTCGACGCCGATCTGATCGCGCTGCTGACCGAGGAGCCGCGGCTCGGGGTGTTCGAGGCGTCGCGGCGTCTCGGTGTGGCGCGCGGGACCGTGCAGGCGCGGCTGGATCGGCTGCAGCGGACCGGGGTCGTGCGCGACTTCGCGCCGACGATCGACACCGACCGGCTCGGGTATCCGGTGACCGCTTTCGTGACCGCCGAGATCGCCCAGGGTGACCGGGATGTCACGGTCGTCGAGCACCTGCAGGCCATCCCCGAAGTGCTCGAAGTACACACCATCACGGGTGCCGGTGACCTGATGATCCGCGCCGTGGCCCGCTCCAACGCAGACCTGCAGCGGGTGATCGACCGCATCGTCAGCGATCCGGGCATCATGCGGACGTCGACGGTCATCGCCCTCGCCACCAAGATCGACCACCGAGCGGTGCCGCTCGTTCAGGCGGCGGTGGCCCCCGACGACACCAACAACGACGCGAAGAACGAGGAGGAACGCGGCTGATGGATGAGAAGGCTCTGCTGGAGCGTGTGCCGGACGGACTCTACATCGGAGGGGAGTGGACCACCGGATCGGCGGGCACCTTCCCGGTGTACGACCCGGCGACGGGCGACAAGCTCACGGACATCGCCGACGCGTCGCCGGAGGACGGCATCCGCGCGCTCGACGCTGCCGTCGCCGCCGCGGACGACTGGGCCGCAACCCCGGCCCGCGCCCGCGGCGAGATCCTCCGCCGCGCCTTCGACCTGCTCCAGGAGCGGCGCGACGAGTTCGCGCTGCTGATGACGCTCGAGATGGGCAAGCCCCTCGCGGAGGCGAGCGGTGAGGTCACCTACGGCGGCGAGTTCCTCCGCTGGTTCTCGGAGGAGGCCGTCCGCATCTCCGGCCGCTATGGGAGCAACCCGGAGGGCACCGGGCGCATGATCGTCTCGCAGCATCCCGTCGGCCCGTGCTTCCTCATCACCCCGTGGAACTTCCCCCTCGCGATGGCGACGCGGAAGATCGCACCGGCGCTCGCCGCGGGCTGCACGGTCGTCATCAAGCCGGCGGAGCTGACGCCGCTGACCACGCTCTACTTCGCCAAGCTGCTGGAGGATGCGGGACTCCCCGGCGGCGTGCTCAACGTTGTCACGACGACGACCTCCGGCAAGGTGTCCGCTCCGATCATCGCCGACCCGCGGTTGCGGAAGCTGTCGTTCACCGGCTCGACGGAGGTCGGCCGAAAACTGCTGCAGCAGGCGTCCGAGAACGTGCTCCGCACCTCCATGGAGCTCGGCGGCAACGCGCCGTTCGTCGTATTCGACGACGCCGACCTCGACAAGGCGGTCGACGGCGCGATGCTGGCCAAGTTCCGCAACATCGGCGAGGCCTGCACAGCGGCCAACCGGTTCATCGTTCACGAAGACGTCGCCGACGAGTTCGCTCGACGCGTGACCGAGCGCGTGAACGGCCTGAAGGTCGGCCGCGGGACCGACGACGGCGTCACCATCGGCCCCCTCATCAACGAGGACGCGATCGACAAGGCGTCGGAGCTGCTCCAGGACGCGGTCAGCCGCGGCGCATCCGTGCTCACCGGCGGCTCGCGTGTCGGCGGGACGGGCACCTTCTTCGAGCCGACGGTCGTGACCGACGTCCGCGCGGGCAGCGAGATCCTCCGCCAGGAGATCTTCGGGCCGGTGCTGTCGATCATCCGCTTCTCCGACGAGGACGAGGCGGTGCGGCTCGCGAACGACACCGAGTACGGGCTCGTCTCGTACGTGTTCACGAAGGATCTGGCGCGCGGGCAGCGGATGATCGAACGCCTCGAGACGGGCATGATGGGCCTCAACGTCGGCGTCGTCTCCAACGCGGCGGCCCCGTTCGGCGGAGTGAAGCAGTCCGGACTGGGACGCGAGGGCGGTTTCGAGGGCATCCACGAATACCTGAACACGAAGTACACGCTCACCCCGAACCCGTTCGGAGCCTGAGATGGCGCTGTCCGAAGCGGTCATCGTCGACGTCGTCCGCACGCCCTCCGGGCGCGGCAAGCCGGACGGCGAGCTGTCCGACATCCATCCGGCCGACCTCCTGGCCGGCGTGCTGCTCGAACTGGTGGGGCGCACCGGCATCGATCCCGCCATCGTCGACGACGTGATCGGTGGATGCGTCACCCAGTCGGGCGAGCAGGCCGGCAACATCACCCGGACGGCGGTGCTGAGTGCGGGGTTCCCCGAGAGCGTCCCCGCGGTGACGATCGACCGGCAGTGCGGCTCCAGCCAGCAGGCCGCGGCGTTCGCGGCGCAGGGCGTGATGTCGGGGGCGTACGACGTGGTGATCGCCTGCGGTGTCGAGTCGATGAGCCGCGCGCCGATGGGGTCGAACGTGCAGGGCGCATCCCTCGGCGGCGAACTGCTGAAGACGCGGTACCCGGACGGACTGGTGAACCAGGGCGTCGCCGCGGAACTGATCGCCGACCGCTGGGGTTTCAGCCGGGCGCAGCTCGACGACTACGCCGCGGACTCGCACGGCCGCGCTGCCTGGGCCGCGGCGAGCGGCGCGTTCGAGGGGGAGCTTGTCGGAGTCCCCACGCCCGACTCCGGCAGCGTCGTCGCGGACGAGACCATCCGTCCGGGGACGACCGTCGAGAAGCTGGCGCAGCTGCAGCCGGTGTTCCGCACCGACCGCCTGGCGGAGCGCTTCCCGCAGCTCGAGTGGCGCATCACCGCGGGCAACTCGTCGCCCCTGACCGACGGCGCCTCCGCCGCCCTGATCATGAGCGCGGATGCGGCCAAGCGGCTGGGCCTGCGTCCGCGCGCCCGATTCCACTCGTTCGCCGTCGCCGGGAGCGACCCGTTGCTGATGCTGACCGGCATCCTTCCCGCCACCCGAAAGCTGCTCGACCGCAGCGGGGTGCGGATGGACGAGATCGACGCGTACGAGGTCAACGAAGCGTTCGCGCCCATCCCTCTGCTCTGGCGCGAGGAGTTCGACGCGGACCCGTCGCGGCTCAACCCGCACGGTGGGGCGATCGCGCTCGGGCATGCGCTCGGCTCGTCCGGCACGCGCCTGCTGGCGACGCTGCTCAACGAGGTCGAGTCGCGCGGCGGGCGCTACGGCCTGCAGACCATGTGCGAGGGCGGCGGCACCGCCAACGCGACCCTCATCGAAGTCCTGCGCTGACCGCGCATCGACGCAACGGCCCACAGAACGACACGAAGGAGAACCATGCAGCTCGACGGATGCTCGGCCATCGTCACCGGCGGAGCCAGCGGACTCGGAAACGCCACCGCGCGCGCACTCACCGAGGCGGGCGCCCGTGTCGTCATCCTCGACCTCCCCAGCTCGGAGGGCGAGAAGGCCGCGATCGCCCTCGGCCCCGGCGCACGGTTCATCGCCGCGGATGTCACCGACGAGGCACAGGTGCAGGCGGCGGTGGACACCGCATCAGGTCTCGCCCCGCTGCGCGTCGTCGTCAACTGCGCAGGCATCGCCACTGCCGAGAAGGTGCTGGGTCGCGACGGCGTCATCCCGCTCGAGCACTTCGAGCGCGTGATCCGCGTGAACCTGATCGGCACGTTCAACGTCGTGCGCCTCGCGGCTGCTGCGATCGCGCAGACCGAGCCGGTCGGTGAGGAGCGCGGCGTGATCGTCAACACGGCGTCGGTGGCCGCGTTCGACGGCCAGATCGGCCAGCCGGCCTATTCCGCGTCGAAGGGTGGGGTCGCGGCCATGACGCTGCCGTTGGCGCGGGAGTTCGCGCGCAGTCTCATCCGCGTCATGACGATCGCGCCGGGGATCTTCGAGACCCCGATGATGGCCGGGTTGCCGCAGGCGGCGCAGGACTCATTGGCCGCGCAGGTGCCGCATCCCTCGCGGCTCGGCCGGCCGGCGGAGTATGCCGCGCTGGTGCGCGCGATCGTCGAGAACCCGATGCTCAACGGGGAGACGATCCGCCTCGACGGCGCGATCCGGATGCAGCCCAAGTAATCCGAGCGCCCGACCTCCCGCCAACAGCTCCTGAGTTTTTCGGCCGCATGGCGGGGTGTCGCGCGGAAAAACTCAGGAGCTGTTGGCGTGGGTCGGGGGCAGCGGAGGCAGGCGCGTCAGGCGCCCGAGTGCGCCTCCAGGAACGCGTAGACGTCGGAGTCGTCGACGCCCGGGAACGACCCGGACGGCAGCGGCGACAGGATGTGCGCGTGCAGCCGCGCGCTCGGCCACGCCTTGCCCGCCCAGCGTCCGGACAGCGTCGCGGGCGGACGCTTGCAGCACGACTCGTCGGGGCAGCGCGACTCGGCGCGCACGGTCGTTTCGCGGCCGCGGAACCACTTCGCCTCATCGAACGGCACGCCGACGCTGATCGAGAAGCCGCCCTCCGCGGTCGTCCCGGTCTGCGTCGCACACCAGTACGTGCCGGCCGGGGTGTCGGTGTACTGGTACAGCTCCGTGGTCCGGTTGGTGTGGGTGAACGCCGTCCGCGCTCCCCATTTCCGGCAGACGACCTGCCCCTCGATGGACCCGGTCACATCCGTCGGCAGCGGGAGCCCGTCGTTCTCGTAGCCCTTGTACAGCGCTCCGTCGTCGCCGACGCGGAGGAAGTGCATCGTCATGTCGAGGTGGCTGGTCGCCAGGTTCGTCAGCCGGAGCGCGGCCGCCTCGTGGGTGACACCGAAGGCGTCGCGGAAGTCCTCCACGGCGAGGTCCTTGTCCTTCTTCGCCTGCTGCAGGAAGGCGACGGCGGCCTCGCGCGGCATGAGGCAGCAGGCAGCGAAATAGTTGATCTCCAGCCGCTGCCGGAGGAAGTCCGCGTACGACGCAGGGCGGGTATGCCCGAGCAGCCGGTGCGCCATC
Coding sequences within:
- a CDS encoding D-alanyl-D-alanine carboxypeptidase, coding for MHESDQPVTGPDPSNLPTTPTPLADSSAGSEPPATTGSGRRAAARPAQSAGLAGVAAGVLATIRKHPKTWMAAAAAVVFLLLGTGSVALGATVGSPAAAAGPISSATPSPTQTATATPTPTPTVDPARPVPANQAAATRVRTCSVAGLAADGRLGNLEAQVVNAKTGQTLFDRNGVKPGPTASVLKTLTSAAALATLGPDYRVSTTVVAGSTPGQVVIVGGGDVTLSRLPDGQASFYTGAPKIQDLANQVKQAMGGQQITSIVVDASLFGAPFWQPSWDEREERVVEGSTPYMTALMVDGDRDDPTAVESPRSTDPVGRAVQYFQQYLGTNVGVSQGVAPAGARQLGVVQSQPVTTLIDQAMRVSDNTIMEELARLVAIKNGAGNTFDALNAGVLAGLKGYGIDTAGIHIADGSGLSGDNAVPPSYLTQLFIKVLNRQNGLGVVYDGLPVAGQSGTLGPGYNRFTGANSVARGAVFAKTGWIDNGYTLSGIINAADGTPLTFAVFALGPVSDNAKQAIDTLVTGFYKCGDNLSNG
- a CDS encoding isochorismatase family protein, whose protein sequence is MGKALFIVDVQNDFTEGGALGVEGGAAVAAGVTAFLREHADDYEVIVASRDWHDADNDNGGHFATDDEPDFVESWPRHCVAGSPGAEYHPAFDTSRVTFHVHKGQGVPAYSLFEGRTEAGATVHEILEERGIHTIDVAGIATDYCVRASALDALAHGQHVRVLTSLIAGVAETSSQAALAELAHAGAELVD
- a CDS encoding efflux RND transporter permease subunit, producing the protein MSKEAPERTTEARVPARWLRIVVPTVLVLVWLVLAGIGGPTFGKLSGVSSNDQAAFLPASAESTEVQEWQKRFTDSGSIPAIVVVEADESIPKSELGTTYADLGEKLGEVDGVEPAPEGQSTSVAGPIPSEDGLAVEYIVPISDSDELKSVVADLRAVADDAVPEGAQVWVTGPAGLTADLVNAFGGIDGILLLVAVAAVFVILLLVYRALLLPFLVLLTSVFALCAAILIVYLFALWGWIKLSGQSQGILSILVIGAATDYSLLLVSRYREALEVEESRWVAILRAWKASFEPIVASGATVILALLCLLFSDLNSNKSLGPIAAIGIVFSLFSALTFLPALLAVFGRASFWPFRPVVGGHAHKHVEGTTLTGLEGVRGVWRRVGGLIARRPRVTWIVSFVLLVACALGLTQLKANGVQQTDVILSQSDAVDGQAVVAKHFDAGSGSPVLIVAPESEADAVLTATEKTDGIASAAFYTGGGRPQAGVPADPVVKDGHVLIQATLASEPDSAEAEDVVKGLRDSLSSDGSVLVGGVTAIALDTNETAQSDLIKIIPIVLAVILLILMLLLRSIVAPVILIGSVVLSYAAALGVSALVFNHVFGFPGADAAVPLFGFVFLVALGVDYNIFLMTRVREESLRIGTRPGILRGLGLTGSVITSAGIVLAATFAALAVIPILFLVQIAFIVAFGVLLDTVVVRSLLVPAVSYDIGRAIWWPSKLSRSKMHSDRAEVSS
- a CDS encoding thiamine pyrophosphate-dependent enzyme → MTMTTTERAAAAHPDDAALLRRLYRTMATVRRLDLDGVAMQRQGIIPGYAPMRGQEAAQVGSAAALDLTRDFAFPTYRELGVAVAMGVDPVAYLASHQGAWHGGLWDAAAARLAPINAVVGGAVTHAVGWGLGAKLDRTGGVAIAYFGDGASSQGDIHEAMNTAAVSQLPVVFFCQNNGWAISVPTEQQVAGGSVAARGAGYGMPGVRIDGNDVLAVYDATTEALERARTGGGPTIIEAMTYRMGPHSTSDDPGRYRTLDEEQSWLARDPLALCEQQLRQTGTVGDEFFAEVADTAGALADRVRDDVAALGGRPAEEMFDFVFSDPPAALLGQRRAWEESRLG
- a CDS encoding alpha-ketoacid dehydrogenase subunit beta — its product is MQRALNRALDDALAADDRTLVFGEDVGTLGGVFRVTDGLKAKYGGDRVFDTTLAESGIMGMAVGLAMAGWRPVPEIQFDGFSYPAVDQIVNQVARMHYRSRGAFGMPITLRLPSFGGIRAPEHHGESLEALFAHVPGLKVVAPSTPAEAYTLLRQSIDDPDPVIFLEPKSRYWHKESVSLDEPEERLPVGTSRVVRPGKHVTLVAWGAMVARCLQAAELGAEDGVEIEVVDLRWLKPIDADGLAASVARTRRAVVVHEAPLTAGLGAEVSTLITERCFDDLKAPVQRVTGWDVPYPSPVLEDEYLPSIDRILDAVQKTLEYRRG
- a CDS encoding biotin/lipoyl-containing protein, whose translation is MAERTFDLPDLGEGLQEATVLEWLVAEGDHVERNAPLVEVETTKSAVELPSPQSGVVARFHVAEGEALEVGAPLVTFTVEDDQAGIVGTVPTEEAPRRRVRLSLPED
- a CDS encoding alpha/beta fold hydrolase; translated protein: MRIHVERHPGDDPVLLVHGFASTGALTWDATGWIRALAEAGRGAIVPDHRGHGASEAPHDADAYSPDILASDLLAVLDEQDVGRVDVMGYSMGSWVSLALAALAPDRVRRLVIGGVGTVEQFGHWGVSAVQSALRDDASSLDPASPLAPLLASLRQAPGVDREALAACAAGMAAHPLPLASSVPTMLVVGDADPVADGADEAARLLGAELVVLPRRNHVTTLSARGFKQAALPFLGASVSVP
- a CDS encoding Lrp/AsnC family transcriptional regulator translates to MIDKLDADLIALLTEEPRLGVFEASRRLGVARGTVQARLDRLQRTGVVRDFAPTIDTDRLGYPVTAFVTAEIAQGDRDVTVVEHLQAIPEVLEVHTITGAGDLMIRAVARSNADLQRVIDRIVSDPGIMRTSTVIALATKIDHRAVPLVQAAVAPDDTNNDAKNEEERG